ACGTCATTGCtcagataatttttttgttgtttttctctgtAATTCTTTGAAGTGAGGTCAACATCTATTCAAAGAGTTTCCCCCTTCTTTTCTATTAACATTGAGGTTCTCCTAGTCATTCCCAGCagtttacttctttttttgtcgttgtttatttttagtcatttgagagcaacagacagagagagaaagaggcaagtagatagagaatgggtgcgccagggcctccagccactgctaatgaactccagatacatgtgccactttgtacatctggctaacgtgggtcctggggaatcgagcctcgaactgaggtccttaggcttcacaggcaagcacctaacctctaagccatctctccagcccactttgtagTTTCGATAAGTTCAAAGGAGCTGGCAGCTTTATTTAACAGTTAAAGTAGCTCCCGTAATTCCAAGCAGAGGGCCTGAGAGACAGAAAACCCCCATTAAAACTATTTGGCCATACTGGGggctggaggtgtagctcagGGCAGAAGCCTGCTCGGCGTTAGTGAAGGTTCCGCAGCCCTTACCAATGCGCACACACAATTGCCATATTGAAGGCCCAGGGTCCCTGTGGGCTGGGGACACCCCTGGAGCCCCGGAAAACCATATTCAAGTTCACAGGTGACTGGAACAATAGTCTCACTTGCTGTTGAGACAGGAAATGCGTATTTTTAAGCCCAGCTGTCTGAATTCTGGTCTTGCCGTTGACTAGCATCGTGCTGTGGGTCCAACTCTGTCATTTCTGAAAGGGTGGTGGTCCTGTTTAATCTTAGAGAGTCCTGTGAAGATGTGGGAGGTGGTGATGTCTCTTGACGCTTTTGCCTGGCATGTGGCAGTTACCCAGCTAATACCAGTTCCCTCCCCAGGGAAGGGACACGTTAGTCCTCACTTCCCCATCACCCCACTATTGCCCCTGCTGCCTCAGGCCAAGTCTAGCCGGGCTTACCCCAGTCGGGGACAGCCTGCTAGAGTTTTGGGGTAAATGCATAGCTTGCTGCCAGTCACCTTCTACCACGAGTCAGCTTGTGATGGTCAGTGCCCCTGGGGGCCAGAAGTTCCTAAGTGGCCCGGGGTTTAGGGTTTTGGTTCTGCCTGAGAGTGACCCTTGTTCCCAGCCTGTCTCTCCCTTGTTTCCCCTGCAGGCAGACCTCTTAGCGAACCTGCTCTTCCATTTGCcaagggcggggcgggggggacaGGCGGTGGCTCTGGGCTAGCTCCAGCCACcctggctctggtggtggcagcctTCTTCTTATCCGCAGAGTCCCCCACCGCTGGGCTTCCAGGTGGGCATGAAGCTGGAGGCCGTGGACCGCATGAACCCATCCCTCGTCTGCGTGGCCAGCGTGACCGATGTGGTGGACGGCCGCTTCCTGGTGCACTTTGACAACTGGGATGACACTTACGACTACTGGTACTTGGGGTCCTCGGGCCTGgcctgctgggggaggggcatcAGGGACAGGAGGCATCTCCTCTAGGGTCTCAGACACCATGGGCGTCTGTCCAGTCCACACCTGATGCTGGGGACAGGGGACTGCTCTGTGGATTTGAGCTATGTCATTAGAAACATAGCTCAGTTTTACGTCTTCATTTAAAAATGCCCCTATTCcgctctcctgtgaagcctaaggacccacgttcgactctccagatcccacataagccagacgcacgaggtggctcatgtgtctggagtccaactgcagtggctggaggccctggcgtgccaattctctctcattctctcatttaaaaaaaaaaaatgtccctatTCAAATGAGCAGTGCCCTGACTTACGGCTCTCTTAGATGTCATGTTGTGCTGGAGGTTTTAGTTAACGTGGCTGTTTTCTGACCCTGTGTAggccatctgtctctctctctcaccagcaaggagggcagggaggaccCCAAGGCCCTGCTGTGGACCTAGTGGGTTCAGATTCTCCATTTCCCTGGAACAGTGACATACTCTCGCATTTCAGGTGTGATCCCAGCAGCCCCTACATCCACCCGGTGGGCTGGTGCCAGAAGCAAGGAAAGCCCCTCACTCCTCCACAAGGTGACTGCACTGCCTGGGCATGTGTCCTTCCCAGTCCAGTCTCCGTGCCCTTGTATCCGGATCCCTCGTTAGCATGCCTTTTAGGACTGATAAGGACCAGAGCctcagattctttttattttatttatttatttagtgagttagttatttgagaaacagaaagaggtatgtagacagggagagagaaagagaggattgggtacaccaagacctccagccactgcaaatggactccagacacatgtgctgccttgtgtatctggcttacgtgggtactggggaatcaaatctgggtcctcaggctacgcaggcaagtgctttaacagctaagccatctatctctcctgAACCCTgtccccttttaaaatatattttagcctcAGCTAATTGGCCAAGGAGTTGAGAGCCTTCTGATCTTGGAGGTATCCTGCCAAACCTCACCTGTGCTGAGGTTTAGGAAAAGAAAGTTAGATGACCACATCAGCAAACAAACAGAGGTCCAAAGCAAGGGAAATGCCTTCTTCCTCTCTGAAGTGCCCAGGAAGAGCAGAGGCAGTAAGGTGACATCACATAATGCCAAGCAAAGTGTCTGAGAAATAGGGAGCCACCATTTAAAGTACTACTGTactatgggtctggagagatgacttagcatttaaggcatttgcctgcaaagccaaaggattctggctcaattctctagaacccacataagccagatgcacaagagggtgcatgcatctggagttcgtttgcagtgtctggaggccatggcacacccattctctccctccctctctccctctctgtttctacccctctccctctcccactttctctctctcaaataaatcaatataatatggtatatatatagataaaatataatttaaaaataccactGTACTAGAGGCTgggcatatagctcagtggtagaatgcctgCTTCGCCTGTGTGAGGTATTGGATTAGATCCACAGTCTCTGCCcagccacacgcacacacaaatgaTTATATTGAAGATCCAGGATCCTTGTAAGGCCAAGGGCTTACTATGCTCTTCAGATAGACCACTGAACTTAAGCAGAAGCAGTAGGGCGGTGGGTGAGGGGAGCTGGGGTTCAGAGAGCCCTCTGAactgtcgggggggggggggtctacaTGATTGATGCTGACCAGGAGGCTGGTGTTGGGGCTGGCTGTGGTCTCATGGGAGGAAGGTTCTATTCCAGGGTCTCTGCCCCTTCCATGTCCCTGATCCTGCCTGGGGACATCTAGTTCCCTGACTCACCTGGATGGCTCAGATGTCATTCTCACCCTCTTTTTCCAGACTACCCAGACCCTGATAGCTTCTGCTGGGAGAAATACCTAGAAGAAACCGGAACCTCTGCTGTGCCCACATGGGCCTTCAAAGTGGTGGGTTTTCATTTGTTCTCCCCAGCACTGAGTTCAGGAGGGTGGGGAGTGCTCGGCCAGAAACAAGGGGGGCCTTGGCCCCGCCCATGGGCAGGACCCAGTTTCCCTAGGCACTGCACTTGGGCTCCCTTTCTTGAAGCCTCAGTTCTGCAGAGCTGGGCATGAAAGCAATtgtctgcccccccaccccacagcgaCCCCCTCACAGCTTCCTGATCAACATGAAGCTGGAGGCTGTGGACCGCAGGAACCCAGCCCTGATTCGGGTGGCCAGCGTGGAAGATGTGGAGGACCATCGGTTAAAGGTGGCTTCGGGACCCTAGGGCTGGGGGGAGTCGACAGGTCAGTGGGGCAGGAGCTCGGTCACAGGCATGAGATGGGAAGCTGAAAATGAACCTCGTTCTCTCAGCTGTGATTCATTTTTGTGGGCGTGGACAAGTCACTGCTCCTCCTCCCAGAACCTTAATCGTGTCATTTATAAAATGGGCTTAATACCCCTGGTCCTCTCTGACCAAAGGACTGAATGGAGATTGTGGTGATTGAAACAACTGAGCCCCTAGAAAATGTAGGTTGGGCCCCGTTCCTGTGGAGGTGGCGCCTGAATTCTAGTCCAGGATCTTGTCCCGGCCCCAGGGACGGGGAGAGACCTTTCAGCTGAGCTGGGCTCCAAGAACGACCCCCCTGACCTTCCGGAAACCTTTCCTCCACAGCTGCACTTTGACGGCTGGAGTCATAGCTGTGACTTCTGGATCGATGCTGACCACCCAGATATCCATCCCGCAGGCTGGTGCTCCAAGACAGGACATCCCCTGGAGCCTCCTCTCCGTGCGTGCCCCCAGGACTTCCCTGCCCTGTCCCTCCCTGTATGTCTGACAACCTTACAACCCTCACAGGGTGCCTATGCCTCGTGTGAGCTCAGGACCCCCATCCTTCTCGCTCAGGACAGCCTGCTGTGTTTCTGCCTTAGAGTCAGGACATGGCTGAaggtccaaaaaaaaaagcaccaagtCTTCCCAgatagagatatggctcagcatcCCAAGCATctaagttcagttcctcagggcccacgtaaagccaggtgcccaaagtggcgcatgcacctagagtcAGTTTGCaggcagctacaggccctggtgggcccatcctgtctctgtttctctgtctgtctctttctgcttgcaaataaataaataaaataacttttaaaaaaaatttaaaaagaactaagTATTCCTTCCTCGGTGACAAGCTAGAAGGGTAGCATCACTTGGCTAGCGGCCCTGTCTCCATAGAGCTAGATCCTAGTGCAAACCTCCTACATGGAAACTGTCCGTTCCCCGCCCTCTACCTCCCAACCCCAGGGCATGATGGTAACTTGTCATCCTTCCCCCCCAGGACCCAGAGAACCTAGTTCTGTCTCACCCGGGAGCTGTCCCCCTCTTGGCTACAGGAGCCTGTCTCACACAAGGACCTCCAAATACAGCTCTCACCACCGGTGAGTGAAGGCTTCCTGCCCAGAGACCCCTGGGTTTTTGTCTATTCAGGGAAGGTCTGAGTACCTGCACAGGGTTCAGAGTTACCCAAGACCTGACTAGAACTAAGGTTGGGGGAGGCTTCGTGAGGACAAGTAAGAGCCATCCAAATGCATCCTTCTTCCCTCCAGGAAGTGCCCCACTCCTGGCTGTGATGGCTCTGGCCACGTCACAGGCAAGTTCACAGCTCACCACTGCCTCTCCGGCTGCCCGCTGGCTGAGAGAAACCAGAGCCGGCTGAAAGCAGAGCTGTCTGACTCCGAGGCATCAGCTCGGAAAAAGAGCCTCTCAAACTTGTCCCCAAGGAAGAAGCCTCGCCATCACGGCCGGTGCGGTGGCCAGGGAGTCAGGGCCTGGGCTCCCCGGGTGCGGGGCCTCCTCGTGGTCCTCTTGGGTTGACCACTGATGCCCCTGCTGCGGCCCCGGCCCCTCTCTCTCCAGGATCGGACGCCCTCCAAAGTACCGCAAGAGTCCACCGGGAGATTACCAGAGTGAGTGTGCCGGGTCCTCTGTTCCGTGCCCTCTGCCAAGTGGAGTTAGCCAGGCAGTGCTCTGTGGCTGGAGGGACGAGACACCAGGGGGCTGGAGTGGGGGAAGCTGGAAGGGAGGGTGCCTCTTGGTTGGCGAATCTTTCAAGGCACAGAGCAGTAGCAAGAGAGCAGAATGGGGCCTTGAGagaccatggcttccagccacatgACTTTGCTGGGAGTCTTTGGAAAAGGCAGAGAgccccttggggggggggggtcctctgATTCTCCACTGTGAGGCTGGTTCTGCTGGTGTGTGATTTTAGGCTTCCTGGGGAGACTCTGGCTGTCAACTTCTAGATGAGTGTCAACTTCTGCAAGTCACTTAATATTACTGAgtgagcttcagtttcctcccTTAAGGACACGGATAAAAATCCTGCCTCCCAAGAGCCGATGGCTGTGGCAACCATGGTCACTAGTGCCGTTGACTGAGGCGGGTGGAGATGGGAGCTTTACATGTGCCCACCCTAACCCACACCCTCCCATGGTGTGTCCAAGAGAGAAAACCCGTCAGGTTCCAAAATCATCAACCGTGTGTGGGGACCGACCTGGGGATTCAAATGTGAACTTGACCTTCTGCCGCATGTAAAGCACTGAGCCCAAATGTCACTTCACttcccagcctcccctcccccatttgcaCGGGATTCCATAAGAAAATACCATAGGTGGGGGTCCCCTAAACAACAGGCATTCACTTCCCATGGTTCTGAAGATGGAGGCTTTGCACTGTTGGGACAATACACCTGGCTAAAAGTAGCCAATGAAACCAGCCAGCCAGTCCGCTTATCTGCAGAGAGTTAGAAACAGCTAATAATAGTGATGCCGTTTTGTGAGTCTTAAGGACAGCCCCTCACAACGGCAACAATACAGTGCTGAAGTGATTTTATAAGACTTAATTAAAATTTACTGTAACTTGTTCTGAGCTTAATGAAAcgtgaaaaagttaataaatctcatggaaaaaaaaaatcgcatgggaggagagggtttatttcaggcttacagttaaAGCGTCATTACAGcgaggaaaggatggtagagcagaggccggGCAGCAAGTCTGGCCACAgaagctggcagaaaacacccacaagagcgaattcagggctggagcgattgcccagtggttaaaggtgtttgcttgcagagcaTGTTGATCCAGGGTCAGTttgccagtactcacataaagccaagtgcacaaagagTTCTCTTgttgccctggtacacccattcattcatattctttctctctagtaaataaataagtaaacagattttttttgtttttttgaaaaaggaGTGAGTTCAGCTCACCTCTCTGGCAGGAAGTGGTGTCTGTGAGCTGAGCTGTCTAACACTGGCCagttggactaataaacctcaaggtccacccccagtgacacaccttcttcagcaagcctccaccttccaaattgctaccagctggagaccaagtactcaaaacacaggagaaggtggctcagtggttaaaggttcccTTGTAAAACACATGAGTGGATGAGGGACATGTCATTCAAGCCACCCCAGAGGTGACAGGAAAACTCCTGTCTCCTCAGGTCTCTCCCTGGCTTGTAGACAGCTAGCTGCCTCCTTGCTGGTCATCGCACTTGGTCTGTCTTGTGTGTGAGCCATGGTCTCACTGTGTGTCCATACTCCTGAGCCCGGAGTCATCATTAGTCAGAGGCACATGACAGTGCTCACCTCATGCTgtggtgggaggctgaggcaagccACGTACAGTACTCCCCACGGTTAACCACCACAGGTGGTGTTAGCCTGAATCTCATGCCTAAAGGGCTTTATCTCACGGCTGCTTCATACCATTGCCCCTTGGTGAAAACACAAGATGCCTCCTTTAGTCTCAGGCTTGTGTGACCAGGGCCTTGGCTGGCTTCTAAGCCTTTCTAGGAAGGCATCCTAGAATCAAGACTATAGTGGGCTCCTTTTCTGCCCACCATAGTGTACCATGTCAGCTCCTAGTGCAGAACCACATTTGACCACCAGAGGGCGACGCTGCACGGACTGTGAAGAATTCTTAGGAAGTCACACCCCCAGGCACTTCAGGGAAAGAGCAGGGCCAGAGCTTCCCTGTTGTATGGACTGGGATCTCACCTAGCCCAACACTAGGAcccctggcgtggtggcacatgtctttaatcccagcactggggaggcagaggtaggagaattgccgtgagtttgaggccagagtacatagtgaattccaggtcagcctgagctagagtgagaccctgcctcaaaacaccaaaaaagaagaaaggacagtGGTCACTGCTAACCGTTCTGAAGGAGACTCCTTGAATCCACTGCAGAGGCCTTGTCCATATAGGCTGAGGGCATGCGAGTGACCAGTCCATGGAGAAGGGACCTTTGGGCGGTTAGGATTTGTGTTTACTGTCTCATTCCCAGGAGTTTTGCTCTTTGAAAGAGCCATCGGCCATTTCTTATCTGTGGCCAGACAGTTAGGTAACACCTGTGAGAACCTGGCTTTGCTCTGGGGAGAAAGACAAGAGGGACACTCCCAACATCTTAGTGTTGTCCCCCAAGCCTGCCCCTGGACATAAAGGGAACCAAATCCATGGTTTCAAGAAGGGAGAGCTTGGATGGACAAGAGGCCCAAGTGTGGCCGGGTGGGGGAAATGCCAGTGGATTGAGGGGAGAACCAGGCACAGCCATTGAGCCACAGGAGGAGCTGGTCAGTGGTCATGGGGAACAAGGGGTCTCTCAGTGATGCCTAGGGGCCATTTGTGTGGACTGAGGGGTCTATAGAGTGGTCAGAGGGACTAGTGACAGAATCCCCAAGGCCTGGGAGTATGTAAAGAAGCCAAGACACTGAGgctcaggagggagagatggcCGGGTGCTCCGTGGGGTGCTACGGGAAGGGTATGCCAGAGGTGCAGCTGCGGTCAACATGCAGAATTAGCACCAAGCAAGGCAGCCAGAGCAGCTCCCTAAACCACGGGCCTAGGCAGAGCAAGACAAGCTGCTTGAAGTTGCTGAAATGGGTGGAGTCCAAGGGCCAAGTGCCAGGCCTGCCAAAGAGGAAGCCAAACAGAGTGGCACCAGTCACCTGACCCATGGAGCCAGTGATTTCTAAGCGAATCAAGAAGCAAGTGACAGACAGCCTAGGTTTGGGGAGCCTGTCGTGGCTCATCCTGTAGGACCAGAATCACTCTGGCTCTGAGAGAGTTGGTCAGGGTCCACAAGGACTTAGGAACAAAGGGCACACACAACTCACCTGTGATGTCAGGGATAAGCTTGTTTGGATGTAGAGGAGCGCTTGACTTTGATGCCGGACTCAGCAGCATCAAGAGAGCATCCTTGCAGGGCCCCGGGGTGCTGCAGAGCCTCCGAGAGGTGGGCTGGGGTCATTCCCAACAGCGGGCCTGAGAGCAAGCAGCCCGCTTGACCCCCTAGGCGTGGACTCAGGAAACACGGGTGCCTGGCGTGGCTCTGCAGGCTCTTGGAAGGGGCCCCGGTCCTGTCCGCCTTCGCCAGCCAGCATCCCGTGTGGCACTGGTGTGAGCCGCCCCCCCGTGCTGGCCCACCAGCCTCTCCCTGCGCCTTGCAGGCCTCCCGCCTCACGTCGTGCACCAGTCCCTCTTCATGTCCGCCTTGACCACCCACCCTGACCGCTCACTGTCCATGTGCTGGGAACAACACTGCAAGCTCCTGCCAGGAGTGGCGGGCATCTCGGCCTCCACAGTGTCCAAGTGGACTATCGAGGAGGTAAGTAAGGTCTCTTCAGTCTCCTTTTGCTCATCCTCGTGCCTTGTGTCTCCTCACCACACCCTACGAGAGGACTCAAACAAAGCCCTGGCCAGGCCGGTATAACTCCTGACGGCACTCCATGCTCAGACCTCCTGCCCATAGGCCCCTCAAGCGCCCAGTAGGGCTAACCAAGACACTGTCATGTAAGGCTCTCATGGCAGATCGAGGGGGCTGAGCCCTCAGCCTAGCTGGGAATGCACCAGGAAAGATGGGTTTGAGGCCTGGGCCTCTGGAGCAAAAGGGCTACCGCTCACACAGCCACCATACAAAAGTCATgagaaggccaggcgtggtggcgcacacctttaatcccagcactcaggaggcagaggtaggaggatcaccgtgagttcgagggcaccctgagactacatagttaattccaggtcagcctgggccagagtgaaacccttcctcaaaaaaaaaaaaaaaaaaaaaaaaaaaaaaaaaaaacaaaaaaacatgagaaGAATCCTCTGAGGCTAGTGAGAAAAGTCAGTGTTGGCACTGCCCAGAAAGCAGCAAGGCCACACGGGCCAGCCCCTCCCCTGTTCTCCTAAGCCCATCCCCCGGTCAGCTACCTCCTTTGCTTTTCAAGGTCTTCGGCTTCGTGCAGACCCTGACAGGCTGTGAGGACCAAGCCCGCCTCTTCAGAGATGAGGTAAGGTGCGAGTGCAGAGCGAGGGACAGAGGCAAGGTCACCATGTCACTGGGGTGGCAGGAAGCAGGTGCCTCAATAGCACTCGTGCAGACAGAGAAGAGTCTGTTGTCCTCTGGGCAAAACCAGCCATAGCAGCGGCGCCATGTGGGGACTGGGAGGATTCCAGTGCAGACTGCGGCCCAGCACGGGGACGCTGCTCTGATTGTCCTCAGGAAGGAAAGCGCATCCTGGAGAAAAGATTCCGTTCGGCCCTCTGCTTGCTGCCCAGTCTTGTTTGTAAAATGTAGCTTGGCCGATGATGGTCAGTGAGCTGAAGCGCTTTTGGGCTCCGGGGCCTGGGGAGAGGACCAGAAAGGAAACTCGGGGCTTCACACAGGCTAAGCTGGTGCTCCACCACTAAGCTTCATCCCTGGCCCGAAGCATCCTTTAAAGTGGATGCACTACAAGGGATGCTAACACTGAAACCAAGACCCGAGAGCTTAGAAGCAGTGAGTAAAAAGAATGgcagctttagggctggagagatggcttagtggttaaggcgcatgtctgcaaagcctaaggacccaggttcgatttctccaggtcccagctaagccacatgcacatggtggcacatgtgtctggagtttgtttgcactggctagaagctctggtgccccccccctctctctctcagtctcgaataaataaataaataaaaataaatttaaggggctggagagatggcttagcggttaagcgcttgcctgtgaagcctaaggaccctggtttgaggcttggttccccaggaccaacattagccagatgcacaaggggccgcatgcgtctggagttcgtttgcagtggttggaggccctggcgcgcccattctctctatatatatatctgcctctttctctctctgtctgttgctctcaaataaataaataaaaataaacaaaaaaataaataaatttaagaaaaggaaTGGCAGCCTTGGAGATAGTCTGGAGTGGCATCCTAGGTCTTCCCTACTGAGCTGTTTGTCTCTGAGTTTGCATGTCACCGTCTTTAAAATGGAGACAGAGCACGTGTGTTATGAGGACTACCTCCTTGCACGGTCCTTGTGATCACTAGAAATAAGGAGTGAGTCATTCTACCAGAATGTCTAGTATCAtatcacatatgtacacacatatgtgtagcAATATTATAGAGTTATTTACAGTGGGAGCACCGTAAATGGTAGCTCTGACTTTATGTACAATTACCCTTAAATAAAAACctttatttgccaggcatggtggcacacacctttaatcccagcactcgggaggcagaggtaggaggatctccatgagttcgaggataccctgaaactacatagttagttccaggtcagcctggaccagagagagaccctacctcgaaaaacaataaacaaaaccttTATTCATGACTTTCCTAATTTGTAGAGCTTAAAACTTAAAGGGATCCTTATTTAAGGTCTCCTTCCAAAGAATATATGCATCCCTACTGAGTGTCCCCCTCCACTCAGGACAGTGTGGTCTCAGCGGACAGAGCTGCCCACTCCAGGTCACCAGTCCTGCCCGCTCTGTAAGGAGGAACAATGTCTTTGTGTAGGCCCAGAACACCTGATCCTGTGCGGTGGAGCTCCTTAACTCCTCCCCATTTGGGGGCTCCTCTTGCCTCCCATGTGGCTGATCTCATCCTCAGAGTCCTCTGACCGACCTGAAGGGCCCGGAGCTGCGGCTACTCCAAGATAGtctgttgttttgggttttgtttgttttggtttatttttggtgctgaggattgaacccagagtcttGAACATGCTACTCCCACTGAGCTGTGACCCACACCCCCTGGATGGTCTTTAATGGAGGTGAAATATACATGGAGTGGAGAACACTCATCTCCAGCATCCAGGGCCACAAActgttactttattttactttactttttcaaggtagggtctcagtcagCGCAatctgacctggagctcactctgtagtctcaggctggccttgaactcacagggatcctcctacctctatctcctgagtgctgggattaaaggcgtgcgccaccacacctggcagtgccccaaattttataaaatgtaccAGCGCTTCACTCAAAATATACTGACAGCAGGTACCCTTTGGGTCCCTTTTTTTTTGCTCAATGAaatgttttttgagtttttttttttttaaatatattgctcTTGCCACTTTCAGTTTGGATCCCTTTTATGAACATCCCACGGTTCCCTTGTAATGGACATTTGGGAACTTTTCCAAACTTCCTGGCGCCCTAGCCCACACAGCCTGTGTCTTGCTCCTTTCACCTCTCTCCTTCTGCCACCGCTGGCTTCTTTCTTCCCCAAGTGCCCTCTACATGCCATAGAAGGCGCAGTTCCTTACACATCATGAGGTTTCGCTCCCGAGACCTGAGCTGGGGACTTGTTTTCTATGTAACTCCAGTATTGTTATCATATTATCAAGTTGGGATCATCCCATACCCAGCCTGTATTCAAATTCCTCCAGTTCTCtcagaacttttctttttaaagtttggtAGTTTTTTCAGCCAAATAAGGTCCACAAAATTGATTTTGGTTGTTATATGTTTGTCTTGTACTTTAGGACCATTCCCtcaccactttatttttattcttttctcattaattttttttttgggggggggtttcgaggtagggtctcactctagctcaggctgacctggaattcactatgtgtattcagggcagcctcgaactcgtggtgatcctcctacctctgtctcgtgagtgctgggattcaaggcgtgcaccaccatgcctggttctcatGACATTTTAAGTCTTTACCAGACTTCTGGATTTGTCTTGCTTTCTTGTGTGTCATGTGATTTATTCTCTAATCCTTTACAATTCCTGTGGACCCTGtaagctggaaatcagatccaaaggcttggttagattcaggtctctccctcttacttctctctctcctctgggtTTTTTGGCAGGAATAGGTCAGAAGTAATATGTTGTGCCTTACACAGTATCCCTCAGGATGTACACAGAGCCACTCAGTCCTGCCATTAACAACACTAAGGATGCCCAATGCATTCACAGGGAACAGCAGCATTTTCAAAATGTcttttgcttgctttgtttttacttctggcattttaaaaatgttaaagccCACTCGTTGATTTGAAGGTTGTTAAACAGATTGCATAATGAGTCCAGAAAACCTTTATAAAGTAGATAACCAATGAATAAAACTGCTTAGGATGTGGGCCAGACTTGCTTCCTGGCATGTGACCCAGGACAGCCTCCCCAGTGCCCTGTGCTCAGAAGCACTCTGAACCTGGCTTAACACTCAGCTGTCACTATTTTGAAATTCTTAATGACTTTCCAACAAGGTACTCTGCACTCccatcttgaaattttttttagctttattttcatctacttgagagagagagaatgggcacaccaggacccagccactgtaaatgagctccagatgcatgcgctaccttgtgcatctggcttatgtggagcctGGGAA
Above is a window of Jaculus jaculus isolate mJacJac1 chromosome 8, mJacJac1.mat.Y.cur, whole genome shotgun sequence DNA encoding:
- the L3mbtl1 gene encoding lethal(3)malignant brain tumor-like protein 1 isoform X4, translated to MGLGLQFRISEFAPMNMVGLGKPSPELQQEGVVERDSDGRAPVGGGDAGTQYSEDIPQDPPEVPSQDPPEDSSTCRCQTCGPKQEIGSSSDGCPQLFQERSVIVENSGCASPSDLLKPMKKRKHREFHTPSEESEPEAMEKQEEGKDPEGQSTAGTPESEEWSSSQPVSSERKEGWTWESYLEEQKAITAPTSLFQDSQAVAHNKNGFKLGMKLEGIDPQHPSMYFILTVAEVCGYRLRLHLDGYSECHDFWVNANSPDIHPTGWFEKTGHKLQLPKGYKEEEFSWSQYLRNTRAQAAPKHLFVSQSHSPPPLGFQVGMKLEAVDRMNPSLVCVASVTDVVDGRFLVHFDNWDDTYDYWCDPSSPYIHPVGWCQKQGKPLTPPQDYPDPDSFCWEKYLEETGTSAVPTWAFKVRPPHSFLINMKLEAVDRRNPALIRVASVEDVEDHRLKLHFDGWSHSCDFWIDADHPDIHPAGWCSKTGHPLEPPLRPREPSSVSPGSCPPLGYRSLSHTRTSKYSSHHRKCPTPGCDGSGHVTGKFTAHHCLSGCPLAERNQSRLKAELSDSEASARKKSLSNLSPRKKPRHHGRIGRPPKYRKSPPGDYQSLPPHVVHQSLFMSALTTHPDRSLSMCWEQHCKLLPGVAGISASTVSKWTIEEVFGFVQTLTGCEDQARLFRDELGSCCLFGTWTSLHTLGFSLHSCHCQPCLPACVGSTRAQRELPQEC